In one Arenibacter antarcticus genomic region, the following are encoded:
- a CDS encoding SusC/RagA family TonB-linked outer membrane protein: MKTKLKIILTLILGLVVQITVAQESQIISGTVSDSDNLPLPGVNVLVKGTTRGVMTDFDGNYSIAVSKGEILAFTHIGMKAAEYPVQNATTINVVLQHDASQLEEVVVTALGITREKRSLGYATQEVGGDEVNTAKEGNFVNSLSGKVAGLSVTKSSTLGGSSNVIIRGYTSLTGNNQPLFVVDGVPISNENTNTSNQQTGRGGYDYGNAAMDVNPDDIASVNVLKGAAASALYGSRAANGVIIITTKKGRKNDNIGVTISSGVSFSTYDKDTFTKYQKEYGAGYGKIYGPNKNSYFNEWDVNGDGNADQVVPFTEDASYGGRFDPNLLVFQWDAFYPESSNYMKATPWVAPQRGPESIFKTGVSLNNSISIDGGTDISTYRLGYTLYDQEGILPNSKIRRNTVNFKGTHEFTEKLTSGVTVTYTNTDGKGRYGTGYSNTNIFQSMRQWNQNNVDFEAQKNAYFQTGRNITWNYANAEGGNFDAIYTDNPYWQLYENYQTDNRDRVYGDFNVNYKLTDWVNATGRVSMDNYTDLREERANVGSNGVSRYGRYDANYSELNYDLLLNFNYNITEDLNFSGLLGATARRQKFRQMRASTTGGLVIPDLFALANSKNLLVPPEEVYEELHTNGYFGSASFGYQNFLFLDVTGRIDESSSLPKSNNSYFYPSVSTSFVFSELWNTNWLTLGKFRANFAEVGNYAPPLSIHNVYSSPTNFRTPLYSVSSTANNPDLKNETTRSLEVGLEMEFFNRRLGFDVAAYKSNSIDQLMPVTVTGATGFTKRWVNAGEIENKGFETSIHFSPIRNEDFEWRINANWYKNESEVLSLFGDNKNLQLASLQGGVTINATVGQAYGTIWGTNFEYLNGERVIDPDNGKFVVDENPQTIGDINPDWKAGISNTLSYKNLSLSFLIDIQKGGDVFSLDTWYGYRTGVTANTAGLNEIGNPVRDPVSAGGGLLLNGVNPDGSPNDTRTHVQDQSTAIGSKAAPHAYHVYDASFVKLREATLSYSLPKSIAERISMSNITLSAIGRNLWIIDKNIPYSDPEAGLSSGNIQGYQSGAIPTAKEYGFNLKLQF; encoded by the coding sequence ATGAAAACAAAATTAAAAATTATTCTAACACTCATACTGGGGTTAGTTGTGCAAATAACAGTTGCACAAGAATCACAAATCATATCTGGAACTGTCTCAGATTCGGACAACCTGCCTCTACCTGGAGTAAATGTACTAGTTAAAGGGACTACTCGTGGAGTTATGACAGATTTTGATGGCAACTATAGTATAGCTGTTAGTAAAGGAGAAATTTTGGCTTTTACCCATATAGGAATGAAAGCCGCCGAATATCCAGTTCAGAACGCTACTACCATAAACGTTGTACTTCAGCACGATGCTTCCCAACTAGAAGAAGTAGTTGTAACTGCTCTAGGTATTACAAGAGAAAAGAGGTCTCTTGGATATGCTACTCAGGAGGTAGGTGGAGACGAGGTAAACACTGCAAAAGAAGGTAACTTTGTGAATTCCTTATCTGGAAAGGTTGCAGGTTTAAGTGTCACAAAGAGTAGTACATTGGGAGGATCTTCCAACGTTATTATTCGGGGTTATACTTCTCTTACAGGAAACAACCAACCTTTATTTGTGGTTGACGGTGTACCCATAAGTAATGAAAACACAAATACATCGAATCAACAAACTGGTCGTGGGGGATATGATTATGGTAATGCCGCAATGGACGTAAATCCTGATGATATCGCCTCTGTTAACGTTCTAAAAGGTGCTGCTGCATCTGCTCTCTACGGTTCTAGAGCCGCAAATGGAGTAATTATTATCACCACTAAAAAGGGGCGAAAAAACGATAATATTGGGGTAACCATCAGCTCTGGCGTTAGTTTCTCTACATATGACAAAGACACCTTTACAAAGTATCAAAAAGAATACGGTGCCGGTTATGGAAAAATTTATGGTCCCAACAAAAATTCTTATTTTAATGAATGGGATGTTAACGGGGACGGAAATGCAGATCAAGTAGTCCCCTTTACAGAAGATGCGTCCTATGGAGGAAGGTTCGATCCAAATCTACTTGTTTTTCAATGGGATGCCTTTTATCCCGAATCTTCCAACTACATGAAAGCAACTCCTTGGGTGGCACCTCAACGTGGGCCCGAATCAATTTTCAAAACAGGTGTTTCACTGAATAATAGTATTTCCATAGACGGTGGCACAGATATCAGCACTTATAGATTAGGCTACACACTTTATGACCAAGAGGGAATTCTTCCTAACAGTAAAATCAGAAGAAATACAGTCAACTTTAAAGGAACTCATGAGTTCACTGAAAAGCTAACTTCTGGAGTAACTGTAACTTATACTAACACCGATGGAAAGGGAAGGTATGGAACCGGATATAGTAATACAAATATTTTTCAATCTATGCGCCAATGGAACCAGAACAACGTAGATTTTGAAGCACAAAAAAATGCCTATTTCCAAACCGGAAGAAATATTACTTGGAACTATGCAAATGCCGAAGGTGGAAATTTTGATGCTATCTATACGGATAACCCGTACTGGCAGTTATATGAAAACTATCAAACTGATAACAGAGATCGTGTATATGGTGATTTTAATGTGAACTACAAGCTAACCGATTGGGTTAATGCCACAGGTAGAGTTTCTATGGATAATTATACCGATTTAAGAGAAGAAAGAGCAAATGTTGGAAGTAATGGAGTTTCCCGATACGGTCGTTATGATGCGAATTATTCGGAACTAAACTACGATTTACTCCTAAATTTCAACTACAATATTACAGAGGATTTAAACTTTTCCGGATTATTAGGCGCAACGGCACGAAGACAAAAATTTCGCCAGATGCGGGCTAGTACTACTGGAGGATTGGTAATTCCAGATTTATTCGCCTTAGCAAATTCTAAGAACTTACTGGTTCCTCCCGAAGAGGTATATGAAGAACTACATACCAATGGTTATTTTGGAAGCGCCTCTTTTGGGTATCAAAACTTCCTTTTCCTAGATGTAACTGGACGTATTGATGAATCTTCTTCTCTTCCTAAAAGCAACAATTCTTATTTTTATCCTTCGGTTTCCACAAGCTTTGTTTTTTCTGAATTGTGGAATACCAACTGGTTAACTTTAGGTAAATTTCGAGCCAATTTTGCTGAAGTAGGGAATTACGCTCCACCCCTGTCAATTCACAACGTTTACTCAAGTCCTACCAACTTTAGGACTCCGCTATATTCCGTATCAAGCACAGCAAATAATCCTGATTTAAAAAACGAAACCACTAGGAGCCTAGAAGTTGGTTTAGAAATGGAATTCTTTAATCGTAGATTAGGGTTTGACGTAGCAGCTTATAAATCGAATTCTATAGATCAATTAATGCCCGTAACAGTTACTGGCGCCACTGGATTTACAAAAAGATGGGTAAATGCTGGAGAAATTGAGAATAAAGGATTTGAAACAAGTATTCATTTTAGTCCTATAAGAAATGAGGATTTCGAATGGAGAATTAACGCTAATTGGTATAAAAACGAAAGCGAGGTCTTATCCCTATTTGGCGATAATAAAAATCTACAGTTAGCTTCCCTTCAAGGAGGAGTTACAATCAACGCTACTGTAGGACAAGCCTATGGGACTATCTGGGGCACTAACTTTGAATATCTAAATGGAGAAAGAGTTATTGACCCAGATAACGGTAAATTCGTTGTCGATGAAAATCCCCAAACCATAGGAGATATCAATCCAGATTGGAAAGCAGGTATAAGTAATACACTATCTTATAAAAACCTTTCACTTAGCTTTCTCATTGATATTCAGAAAGGCGGAGATGTATTTTCTCTTGACACCTGGTATGGCTATAGAACTGGTGTAACTGCAAATACCGCAGGGTTAAATGAGATAGGAAACCCAGTACGAGACCCTGTATCTGCAGGTGGCGGACTATTATTAAATGGCGTTAATCCCGACGGTTCGCCCAATGATACGCGTACTCATGTCCAGGATCAGAGCACAGCTATAGGATCTAAAGCAGCACCACACGCTTATCATGTATATGATGCCAGCTTTGTGAAATTAAGAGAAGCAACATTGTCCTATAGCCTACCAAAGTCAATAGCCGAAAGAATTTCCATGTCAAATATAACTTTATCTGCAATTGGTAGAAACCTTTGGATCATTGATAAAAATATACCATATTCCGATCCTGAAGCAGGATTAAGTTCAGGAAACATACAAGGGTATCAGTCTGGGGCAATCCCAACTGCAAAAGAATACGGATTTAACTTAAAGTTGCAATTTTAA
- a CDS encoding site-specific integrase: MAKVRLILDTRKSAKSIVNGLYPVALRVFHQKTRIVRLPYYTSPAGWNDKSMQIKKSAHKNNHIDCDKANENIYDKLHIARKLIVELGDSINSINADTLVGYIRKAWDKKVDTKIREEVDNGLTLSEWGKVIVDRKLKSNNPGTAGWYANGIKAFTKMNGDKDLHLNEITVTLLKNFQSEHEAKGNSKNGISCYIRAVRAVYNSAIKEDQFIAKKNPFDHFKVPSTRRTKKKAILKEDFIKIRDVNYKKRSPIWHAKNYALIMFNCRGMNFIDLVKLQIKDISTDRIFYGRSKTGDQLSVRITDELNEILSFYLDGKSNEDYLFPANYDGSTKSFEKYKSLRRRMNGHLKTIAKDSGIEEVFTTYTIRHSWATIAKYMGISTEVISEGLGHHSLKTTQIYLKSFTNHVLDEANELVVS; encoded by the coding sequence ATGGCTAAGGTAAGATTAATTTTAGACACAAGAAAATCAGCGAAAAGTATAGTTAACGGATTATATCCGGTCGCATTAAGAGTATTTCACCAAAAAACAAGGATTGTACGTCTACCCTACTATACCTCCCCTGCCGGATGGAATGACAAATCCATGCAAATTAAAAAATCAGCCCACAAAAACAATCATATTGATTGTGACAAGGCTAATGAAAATATTTATGATAAGCTGCATATTGCACGAAAACTAATCGTTGAACTTGGGGACAGTATCAACTCCATAAATGCCGATACGTTGGTCGGGTATATCCGAAAAGCATGGGACAAAAAAGTGGACACAAAAATACGGGAAGAAGTAGATAACGGTCTGACCTTATCCGAATGGGGGAAGGTAATCGTTGATAGAAAATTAAAATCAAACAACCCCGGCACCGCTGGCTGGTATGCCAATGGCATCAAGGCTTTCACAAAAATGAACGGAGATAAGGATTTACACTTAAATGAAATAACCGTTACCCTATTGAAAAATTTCCAGAGCGAACATGAGGCAAAGGGAAATTCTAAAAATGGCATTAGCTGCTATATTAGAGCCGTAAGGGCCGTTTACAACAGTGCTATTAAGGAAGATCAATTTATTGCCAAAAAAAATCCTTTCGACCACTTTAAAGTACCTTCCACAAGACGGACAAAAAAGAAGGCTATATTAAAAGAAGACTTTATAAAGATTCGAGATGTGAACTATAAAAAAAGATCGCCCATCTGGCATGCAAAGAATTATGCGCTTATCATGTTCAACTGTAGGGGAATGAACTTTATAGATTTGGTAAAACTTCAGATCAAGGATATATCCACAGATCGCATATTTTATGGAAGGAGCAAAACGGGGGACCAGCTTTCCGTTCGCATTACCGACGAACTCAACGAAATATTAAGCTTTTACCTTGATGGTAAATCAAATGAAGACTATCTTTTCCCAGCAAACTATGATGGGAGCACTAAGAGTTTCGAAAAATATAAATCCCTTCGAAGAAGGATGAATGGCCATCTAAAGACCATTGCGAAAGATTCCGGAATAGAGGAGGTGTTTACTACCTATACCATCCGTCATTCCTGGGCCACGATTGCTAAATATATGGGCATATCAACAGAGGTAATAAGCGAAGGCCTGGGCCATCATTCATTAAAGACAACACAGATTTACTTGAAGAGCTTTACCAATCATGTATTGGATGAAGCCAATGAATTGGTTGTTTCTTAA
- a CDS encoding T9SS type B sorting domain-containing protein, whose amino-acid sequence MQRNLTLLIFFLFLNGIDAQITLTHNIGNSPIKTGMTSCQYEEAWSRAFTLSDFGISTADQFIITTGQVAISNSYDGAQLVFNFYSLNSETPGRNPQRISYGNVVLAPEIGDTPEIVQINFSTPITIPAGVERILVEVTQMDDIYNDEYKEVLIAGTEFDNDTSWFKGCREYYTPIPTENLSTPVPHANFFINVTGKIQNIASSGSSVTLSHNVCDDIIETSIHSCTSSYIYWARDFYLEDFGISTNEEFVITSGQVGVNKVGWLPEISFNVYAIDDNFPSSFSETDLIGSSQYQQLSPNIDRNSRIINVDFDTAVVVPAGVERILVEVHKGIVYGDGVAFIAGSTQDTGISWQRGCVTGGPHSTEYVSTEDFGRPDAKFYINVTGDVNHVTNDFSLNISNVCSEFLKEFSVAPTGSIASITWDFGDPASGGNNTSTDASPFHDFSTEGTYTITATVISSDGNAEVLTETINVKEPPNAYGIDNIYACEDSFNTGISSSFNLAQVTQQILRGQNNMTVTFIDGSGNEFTTLSSPFTNTIKDRETIGVRVAHNNNLCCYSETTFDLIVNPVPDLSAVSDLLMCSNEANGFATFDLEQVQNDILGNNNATSVSFFRENGNQIQAPLNAIKNQTINEEKITVRAFGSVGNCYEETPLVLRTSSQPQLNMQPPVYACDKGNGFGNFDLSKIESEIIGNQVGLKLSYFDTTGAELPSPLSTSYENKVSWKETITVRAENSMNTLCYAETSFDVIVNELPTTMLESSYYLCHLEPSLPIQIENNFDYYSWSFEDNSIISDTHKVDLINAGSYTLTLGKITNGVYCEKNFNFEFIKSSPPTITEVKHKGLSDTNFIEIIASGNGDFEYSLDGINFKKSNYFFNIIGGTYTALVRDKNGCGEDVEEVTILDYPKFFTPNNDGQNDYWQIYGIDQFPSSRIFIYDRYGKLLVQLSSNDLGWDGLFNGREMVSSDYWFKANLGEGTIFSGHFTLKR is encoded by the coding sequence ATGCAAAGAAATTTAACCTTACTAATATTTTTTTTGTTTTTAAATGGAATTGATGCACAAATTACATTAACTCATAATATCGGGAACAGTCCGATAAAAACAGGTATGACTTCTTGCCAGTATGAAGAAGCTTGGTCAAGAGCCTTTACCCTTTCTGATTTTGGTATCTCTACTGCAGATCAATTTATTATCACTACTGGACAAGTGGCCATTAGCAATTCATATGATGGTGCTCAATTGGTTTTTAACTTCTATAGCTTAAACTCTGAAACACCGGGGCGAAACCCCCAACGCATAAGTTATGGAAATGTGGTTCTCGCTCCTGAAATAGGAGATACTCCTGAAATTGTTCAGATTAACTTTAGTACGCCCATTACCATTCCTGCTGGAGTTGAAAGAATTTTAGTAGAAGTTACTCAAATGGATGATATTTATAATGATGAGTATAAAGAAGTCCTTATCGCTGGTACTGAATTTGATAATGACACATCCTGGTTTAAAGGCTGCAGGGAATATTACACCCCAATACCTACCGAAAACTTAAGCACTCCGGTTCCACATGCTAATTTCTTTATAAATGTTACTGGAAAAATACAAAACATAGCCAGTAGTGGTTCATCGGTAACATTATCGCATAATGTATGTGATGACATTATTGAAACGAGCATTCACTCATGTACGTCATCCTACATTTATTGGGCAAGGGATTTTTATTTAGAAGATTTTGGTATTTCTACCAATGAGGAATTCGTTATAACCTCTGGACAAGTTGGCGTTAACAAAGTTGGATGGTTACCGGAAATTAGTTTTAATGTTTATGCCATTGATGACAATTTTCCCAGTTCGTTTTCAGAAACCGATTTGATAGGGAGTAGTCAATACCAACAACTCTCACCGAATATAGACCGTAATTCACGAATTATAAATGTAGATTTTGATACAGCTGTAGTTGTTCCAGCTGGTGTTGAAAGAATTTTAGTAGAAGTACATAAGGGAATCGTTTATGGAGATGGAGTAGCTTTTATAGCAGGTTCTACACAAGATACCGGTATTTCATGGCAAAGAGGTTGTGTAACCGGAGGTCCTCATTCAACTGAATATGTTTCTACTGAAGATTTTGGTAGGCCAGATGCTAAGTTCTATATTAATGTTACCGGAGATGTTAATCACGTGACCAATGATTTTTCATTGAACATTTCCAATGTCTGTTCAGAATTTTTAAAAGAATTCAGCGTTGCTCCCACCGGCAGTATAGCATCAATAACATGGGATTTTGGGGATCCTGCATCAGGGGGAAACAATACCTCGACAGATGCATCTCCCTTTCATGATTTTTCTACCGAAGGTACCTACACCATTACCGCAACGGTCATTTCCAGCGATGGCAATGCTGAGGTGCTAACGGAAACCATAAATGTAAAAGAGCCTCCAAATGCTTACGGTATTGATAATATTTACGCATGTGAAGACAGCTTCAATACTGGTATTTCATCATCGTTTAATCTAGCTCAGGTTACCCAACAAATCCTAAGAGGCCAAAATAACATGACGGTTACTTTTATTGATGGAAGTGGTAATGAATTTACCACACTATCCTCTCCTTTTACCAATACCATTAAAGATCGGGAGACCATTGGCGTCAGGGTTGCTCATAACAATAATCTCTGTTGCTATTCCGAAACCACATTTGATTTAATTGTGAACCCAGTTCCAGACCTTTCGGCAGTCTCGGACCTTTTAATGTGTAGTAATGAAGCCAATGGGTTTGCTACTTTTGATTTGGAGCAAGTCCAAAATGACATCTTGGGCAATAACAACGCAACTTCAGTTTCTTTTTTTCGAGAAAATGGCAATCAGATTCAGGCGCCATTGAACGCAATTAAAAACCAAACCATAAACGAAGAAAAAATAACCGTGCGAGCATTTGGAAGCGTGGGTAATTGTTATGAAGAGACTCCATTGGTACTGAGAACATCTTCCCAGCCACAATTAAACATGCAACCTCCTGTTTATGCATGTGATAAGGGCAATGGGTTCGGCAACTTTGATCTTTCAAAAATTGAATCCGAAATTATTGGTAATCAAGTAGGCTTAAAACTTTCCTATTTTGATACAACTGGAGCTGAACTACCTAGTCCGTTATCAACATCTTACGAAAACAAGGTATCGTGGAAGGAGACCATAACGGTCCGTGCAGAGAATTCAATGAATACGCTGTGTTATGCAGAAACAAGTTTTGATGTAATAGTAAACGAACTGCCGACAACAATGCTGGAGTCAAGTTATTATTTATGTCATTTGGAACCTTCGCTACCTATTCAAATAGAAAATAATTTTGATTATTACAGTTGGTCGTTCGAGGATAACAGCATAATTTCTGATACGCATAAAGTAGACCTGATAAATGCTGGGAGCTATACTCTTACTTTGGGGAAAATTACAAATGGTGTATATTGTGAAAAGAACTTTAATTTTGAATTTATAAAATCATCGCCCCCAACCATAACGGAAGTAAAGCACAAGGGGCTATCCGATACTAATTTCATTGAAATAATAGCTTCCGGTAATGGTGATTTTGAATATTCATTGGATGGTATAAATTTTAAAAAAAGTAATTATTTTTTCAATATTATTGGTGGTACATATACCGCGTTGGTAAGAGATAAAAATGGATGTGGCGAGGATGTTGAGGAAGTTACAATTCTTGATTATCCAAAGTTTTTTACACCTAACAATGATGGTCAAAACGATTACTGGCAAATTTATGGGATTGACCAATTTCCAAGTTCTAGAATATTTATTTATGACAGATATGGTAAATTGTTGGTTCAGCTATCATCAAATGATTTAGGTTGGGATGGTTTGTTTAATGGCAGAGAAATGGTTTCAAGTGATTATTGGTTTAAAGCCAATCTTGGGGAAGGCACTATTTTTTCAGGACACTTTACGCTGAAGAGGTAA
- a CDS encoding DUF7010 family protein, whose product MNKRTLEEQRIEFSNQKFVATPLAGLIVWTIIGLIGLFFSDFIAVWSIFIGTGSIVYLAMFISKFTGENFLDKTKPKNEFDKLFFFTVGQALLAYSIAIPFFIIDYSSLPMTVGILTGLMWLPFSWIINHWVGIFHAIFRTTIVLVLWYLLPEYRFIAIPFAIVVMYIITIGILKKRRKRKKWES is encoded by the coding sequence ATGAATAAAAGAACACTAGAAGAGCAACGGATTGAATTTTCGAATCAAAAATTCGTCGCCACACCATTAGCTGGACTAATAGTTTGGACTATTATTGGACTTATTGGATTATTTTTCTCCGATTTTATAGCAGTTTGGTCTATTTTTATTGGAACAGGTAGTATTGTATATTTAGCGATGTTCATTTCAAAATTTACAGGCGAGAATTTCCTTGATAAAACAAAACCAAAAAACGAATTCGATAAGCTTTTTTTCTTTACAGTTGGACAAGCACTATTAGCTTATTCTATTGCAATTCCTTTTTTCATTATAGACTACTCCTCTTTACCTATGACAGTCGGGATTTTGACAGGCTTAATGTGGTTACCATTTTCTTGGATCATCAATCATTGGGTTGGAATTTTCCACGCAATTTTCAGAACTACAATAGTTCTTGTACTTTGGTATTTATTACCAGAATATAGATTTATTGCTATACCATTTGCAATCGTAGTGATGTATATAATTACCATTGGAATATTAAAAAAAAGGCGAAAAAGAAAGAAGTGGGAATCTTAA
- a CDS encoding P1 family peptidase: MPVFEATVQAVEEAIVNAMVAAETMEGINGYKAFALPHDLLIKTLKKYNRLKK; this comes from the coding sequence ATACCAGTTTTTGAAGCAACGGTACAAGCGGTTGAGGAAGCAATTGTCAACGCTATGGTAGCAGCTGAAACTATGGAAGGAATTAATGGATATAAAGCATTTGCTCTACCTCACGATTTACTCATAAAAACGCTTAAAAAATATAATCGACTAAAAAAATAA
- a CDS encoding thioesterase family protein — MIYYWYTIIKILVLRHFQSEVIHDQTIRQTFRVGPFDCDGLRVMTASKYPMYMDFIRWELIARSKLFNAIVKRGLAPTLGSQKIIYRKPLKIWSKFEVILESVGGDDKWVYHVHYFKQENQVKAIGITRALIWKKDIPTALSDIMNEVGATEIKDPPLWVSNIFKKDKEIIENANQKNYS; from the coding sequence ATGATTTATTATTGGTACACCATCATTAAAATATTAGTACTGAGACACTTCCAAAGTGAAGTGATTCATGATCAGACGATTAGACAAACGTTTAGAGTTGGACCGTTCGATTGTGATGGATTACGAGTAATGACAGCTTCAAAGTATCCTATGTATATGGACTTTATCCGTTGGGAATTAATTGCTAGGTCAAAATTATTTAATGCTATTGTAAAAAGAGGGCTTGCACCTACCTTAGGTTCACAAAAAATCATATATAGAAAACCCCTAAAAATTTGGTCAAAATTTGAGGTGATTTTAGAAAGTGTCGGAGGGGATGATAAGTGGGTTTATCATGTTCACTATTTTAAACAAGAAAATCAAGTCAAAGCTATCGGAATTACTCGGGCTCTTATTTGGAAAAAAGATATCCCAACTGCTCTTTCTGACATTATGAACGAAGTTGGAGCAACGGAAATAAAAGATCCACCATTATGGGTTTCAAATATTTTTAAGAAGGATAAGGAAATTATAGAAAATGCAAATCAAAAAAACTATAGCTAA